A portion of the Peptococcaceae bacterium genome contains these proteins:
- a CDS encoding SdpI family protein, with protein sequence MNDGLSKNIKKDWPILLLILATLAAGICVYPRLPDMIPGHWNIKGQVDGWVSKSFGVLFFPLLNLGLYPLMLLLPRIDPRRENYRRFAGAYRVIRLFLHAFLALIYIVTLLAALGYALRVDAIVKFFVSLLILVLGNYMGKIKHNYFVGIKTPWTLASEEVWYKTHRFAAPLWVGAGALGMVLSVFRQLWLNYLYFASFIIIGFVPIIYSYFLFRKTRMN encoded by the coding sequence ATGAATGACGGGTTAAGTAAAAACATCAAAAAAGACTGGCCCATCCTGCTTCTCATCCTGGCAACCCTGGCGGCCGGCATTTGCGTGTATCCCCGGCTGCCTGACATGATACCCGGTCACTGGAATATAAAAGGCCAGGTGGACGGCTGGGTCAGCAAGTCCTTTGGGGTCCTGTTTTTCCCTCTCCTTAACCTTGGCCTCTACCCGCTGATGCTCCTTTTGCCCCGCATCGACCCGCGCCGCGAAAACTACAGGCGTTTCGCCGGAGCCTACCGGGTCATCCGCCTCTTCCTGCATGCTTTTCTAGCCCTTATCTATATCGTCACCCTGCTGGCAGCGCTTGGATACGCGCTCAGGGTGGATGCCATAGTTAAATTTTTCGTGTCGCTGCTTATCCTGGTGCTTGGAAACTACATGGGCAAGATCAAGCACAACTATTTCGTCGGTATAAAGACACCCTGGACGCTGGCCAGCGAAGAGGTCTGGTATAAGACGCACCGTTTCGCCGCGCCTTTGTGGGTGGGAGCGGGAGCCCTGGGGATGGTTTTAAGCGTTTTTCGCCAGCTCTGGCTCAACTACCTCTATTTCGCTTCCTTTATTATCATCGGCTTCGTCCCCATCATATACTCCTATTTCCTTTTCAGAAAAACCCGGATGAACTAG